The Candidatus Nanopelagicus abundans genome includes a region encoding these proteins:
- a CDS encoding S1C family serine protease: MKSTAFKILTGFILGATVVGGFAIANPFTTPVVKACVDNKTKALYISSNGSCPKGRSAIDIGATGANVKSIAQLVSPSVVSIEVTAASGSGTGSGSIYKSNANNSFIITNNHVIETAAVSGQIEVELNNGDVLPATIIGRNSDYDLAIISIKKGNLPEIAIGNSSSLSIGDPVIAFGSPLGLSGTVTSGIVSALNRPVTTGSLSAESFMDAIQTDAAINPGNSGGPLVDSQGRIVGVNSAIATVGSAAATAGNIGLGFSIPFNQAKRIADELIATGKSTKPLVGISFDNTYTGLGARVAGITAGKAAERAGMSVGLIVKTIDGFKINDLVTAIVRIRSHAPGDQVVIVAELPTGGTKTFTFTLDSAPALP; this comes from the coding sequence ATGAAAAGCACAGCTTTTAAAATCTTAACCGGATTCATCTTGGGCGCTACCGTAGTTGGTGGCTTTGCAATCGCAAACCCTTTTACTACACCAGTAGTTAAAGCCTGCGTGGATAACAAGACAAAAGCTTTGTATATTTCAAGTAATGGCAGTTGTCCCAAGGGGCGCAGCGCTATTGATATTGGCGCTACTGGTGCCAATGTTAAAAGTATTGCTCAACTAGTTTCACCTTCAGTAGTTTCAATTGAGGTAACTGCAGCCAGCGGTAGTGGAACTGGTTCTGGCTCAATATATAAATCAAATGCAAATAATTCATTCATTATCACCAATAACCATGTTATTGAAACAGCAGCTGTTTCAGGACAGATCGAAGTTGAGCTAAATAATGGAGATGTCCTACCAGCAACAATTATTGGGCGAAACTCTGATTATGATCTTGCAATCATTTCAATTAAAAAAGGAAATCTACCTGAGATCGCAATTGGAAACTCATCATCTCTTTCAATTGGTGATCCAGTAATTGCTTTTGGTTCACCGTTAGGTCTTTCTGGCACAGTAACTAGTGGAATTGTCTCAGCTCTTAATCGACCAGTAACTACTGGATCGTTAAGTGCTGAAAGTTTTATGGATGCGATTCAAACGGATGCAGCGATTAATCCAGGTAATTCAGGTGGACCATTAGTTGATTCACAAGGGCGAATTGTTGGTGTTAATTCAGCAATTGCAACTGTTGGTTCAGCTGCAGCAACTGCCGGAAATATTGGCCTTGGTTTTTCAATTCCATTTAATCAAGCTAAGCGAATTGCTGATGAGTTAATTGCTACTGGTAAATCAACCAAACCACTTGTGGGTATTTCATTTGATAATACCTATACCGGCTTAGGAGCTAGAGTTGCCGGCATTACCGCTGGCAAAGCAGCTGAGCGGGCTGGAATGAGTGTTGGCTTAATTGTTAAAACAATTGATGGATTTAAAATTAATGATCTAGTAACTGCAATTGTTAGAATTAGATCTCATGCACCGGGTGATCAGGTAGTTATTGTTGCTGAATTACCAACTGGGGGCACAAAGACTTTTACATTCACGCTTGATTCAGCCCCAGCACTTCCATAG
- a CDS encoding MFS transporter, translated as MDRKLDLMEISQVLAQPHAKKFFIARFISNYGNGMSPIALAFGILALPNGSANLLGLTLGVTSAMFILMVPFGGVIADKYGRAKMVGLTDTLAGLILFIQVFYFATGDVPVAVLLIVNGCYGILSGIFWPAFTGIMPSIVPEAGLQKANAINSLAANAGLILGAASAGILIDTYGAAITLGIDAASFVIAGILVSTLSHLTPPMANNTNTMIKDFIDGWRVFKSFNWIVIVVVSFSFIVMCWAAAENVLGPLVALEHFNGAKSWSIVITAESAGLVVGALLAMKIKPKYPIRFLQISSFTLCFYMFSLAKPQSLLVVSICAFFFGITLDLWGTLWYTALHRMVPRDALSRVSSFDAMGALVFKPIGLAIAAPISLLIGIDNLIYILIVISVLAISLPLLSADVRNMSYEDSSNN; from the coding sequence ATGGACAGGAAATTAGATTTAATGGAGATTAGCCAAGTATTAGCCCAACCACACGCTAAGAAGTTTTTTATCGCAAGGTTTATCTCAAATTACGGTAATGGCATGAGCCCAATTGCTTTAGCTTTTGGCATCTTGGCCTTGCCCAATGGCTCAGCTAATCTTTTAGGTTTAACTCTTGGTGTTACCAGTGCGATGTTTATTTTAATGGTGCCATTTGGTGGAGTGATTGCCGATAAATACGGCCGGGCCAAGATGGTTGGTTTAACTGACACTTTAGCTGGGCTAATTTTATTTATTCAAGTCTTCTACTTTGCTACCGGTGATGTGCCGGTCGCGGTCTTATTAATTGTTAATGGCTGCTATGGAATTTTATCCGGCATATTCTGGCCAGCATTTACTGGAATCATGCCCTCGATTGTGCCAGAGGCGGGATTACAGAAAGCAAATGCAATTAACTCCTTAGCAGCTAACGCGGGGTTAATTTTAGGAGCAGCATCTGCTGGAATTTTAATTGATACCTACGGAGCAGCTATTACCTTAGGAATTGATGCTGCATCCTTTGTTATCGCGGGAATATTAGTTTCAACCTTAAGCCACTTAACCCCTCCAATGGCAAATAATACAAATACCATGATCAAGGATTTCATAGACGGCTGGCGAGTATTTAAGTCCTTTAATTGGATTGTAATTGTTGTAGTTTCATTTTCATTTATTGTTATGTGTTGGGCAGCAGCTGAAAATGTGCTAGGCCCGCTAGTAGCACTTGAGCATTTTAATGGAGCTAAATCTTGGTCAATAGTTATTACTGCAGAATCAGCTGGCTTAGTAGTTGGAGCCTTACTGGCAATGAAAATAAAACCAAAATACCCAATAAGATTTTTACAAATCTCATCCTTTACTCTTTGTTTTTACATGTTCTCTCTCGCTAAACCACAATCTCTTTTAGTTGTTTCAATTTGTGCATTCTTTTTTGGTATTACTTTAGATTTATGGGGAACCCTTTGGTATACCGCGCTACACCGTATGGTGCCTAGGGATGCACTCTCTAGAGTTTCATCCTTTGATGCCATGGGGGCATTAGTTTTTAAACCTATCGGCCTTGCAATTGCAGCGCCTATCTCTTTGCTAATTGGCATTGATAACCTGATATATATTTTGATTGTAATATCAGTATTAGCAATCTCACTTCCGCTTTTAAGCGCGGATGTGAGAAATATGAGTTATGAAGATTCATCAAATAATTAG
- a CDS encoding Type 1 glutamine amidotransferase-like domain-containing protein, whose product MNGSLALVGSGEYLPVMAEFEKSLLEDGIKNGKENIYIQIPTAAAQESDSRLEYWRDLGQKQAQAIGAKPLFLPIYTRDDAQNMDFVNQISNGALIYMSGGDPHYLAKTLIDTPIWQAIVKNWQSGASLAGCSAGAMVLSSQIPNFRLSRAEPTTGLDLIPNIRVIPHFNKFFKWIPESAAKLLMHVPDDSILIGIDELTAIVKRGGTDFWQVYGQAKLHMLKGSPEAQFSHGQEIRFNGD is encoded by the coding sequence ATGAATGGCTCACTTGCATTAGTTGGTTCCGGTGAGTACTTACCTGTGATGGCAGAGTTTGAAAAATCTTTACTAGAAGATGGCATTAAAAATGGTAAGGAAAATATCTATATCCAAATACCAACTGCAGCAGCTCAAGAAAGTGACTCCCGCCTTGAGTATTGGAGAGATTTAGGGCAAAAACAAGCACAAGCTATTGGTGCTAAGCCACTATTCCTGCCTATCTATACCCGAGATGATGCTCAGAACATGGATTTTGTAAATCAAATTAGTAATGGCGCACTTATTTATATGTCAGGGGGAGATCCACATTATTTAGCTAAGACTTTAATTGATACACCAATTTGGCAGGCGATAGTTAAGAATTGGCAAAGTGGGGCCTCATTAGCCGGTTGCAGTGCGGGGGCGATGGTTTTATCATCCCAAATCCCAAATTTTAGATTAAGCAGGGCAGAGCCAACGACAGGGCTTGATCTAATTCCAAATATAAGAGTGATCCCGCACTTTAATAAGTTTTTTAAATGGATTCCAGAAAGCGCCGCCAAGTTGTTAATGCATGTGCCAGATGATTCGATTTTAATTGGTATTGATGAGTTAACTGCAATTGTTAAACGAGGCGGAACAGATTTTTGGCAAGTTTATGGACAGGCTAAACTTCATATGCTTAAGGGATCTCCCGAGGCGCAATTTTCACATGGACAGGAAATTAGATTTAATGGAGATTAG
- a CDS encoding transglycosylase SLT domain-containing protein, producing the protein MKILVAQIPTGKVRRLSFYAAAMAFFMMVVEPTSASANMQFYVTIPSEATTPQPASESDLPADTTPSLLELDGVKNVDASTMALLSLAIRQVELAREPQGAKQVAKALIAEKYQWGEEQYSCLNKLWTKESHWNYKARNKVSGAHGIAQALPATKMEIVGTDWRTNPVTQISWGLKYINERYDSPCKAWSKFKRSRWY; encoded by the coding sequence ATGAAGATTCTCGTTGCCCAAATCCCGACTGGCAAAGTCCGCCGTCTTTCCTTTTATGCCGCCGCCATGGCCTTCTTCATGATGGTAGTTGAGCCAACCTCCGCCTCCGCCAACATGCAGTTTTATGTCACCATCCCAAGTGAGGCCACTACCCCCCAACCTGCCTCTGAATCTGATCTGCCAGCTGATACCACCCCATCCCTTTTAGAGTTAGATGGCGTTAAAAATGTTGATGCCTCCACCATGGCCCTGCTCTCCCTAGCTATCCGCCAGGTTGAGTTAGCTCGTGAGCCACAAGGGGCAAAGCAGGTGGCAAAAGCTTTAATCGCTGAAAAATATCAATGGGGTGAGGAGCAGTACTCATGCCTTAATAAACTTTGGACAAAAGAGAGTCATTGGAATTACAAGGCTAGAAATAAAGTCTCTGGCGCCCATGGAATTGCCCAAGCACTGCCAGCCACCAAAATGGAGATAGTTGGAACTGATTGGCGCACTAACCCAGTTACTCAAATTAGTTGGGGATTAAAATATATTAACGAGCGCTATGACAGCCCTTGCAAAGCATGGAGCAAGTTTAAAAGATCGCGCTGGTACTAA
- a CDS encoding PhoH family protein — MASESIVLKSVNTQSNPARITYVLDTSVLLADPIALSRFAEHEVIIPITVIGELETKRDHPDLGYFARAALRSLDELRVKSGRLDHPISINDVGGSLSVELNHSDVSKLPAGFLRDGSNDSRILAIAKNLMADGRKVVLVTKDLPLRVKASSVGVEAQEYRAELASSSGWTGMVEESVGSTIIDSLYEKDRIIHELAKTHPCHTGIVLHSEKGSALARVTPDKHLQLVRGDRAAFGLHGRSAEQRVALDILLDPEIGIISLGGRAGTGKSALALSAGLDAVLEKRLHKKVVIFRPLYAVGGQELGYLPGTENEKMSPWAQAVFDTLGALVSQQVIDEVVERGLIEVLPLTHIRGRSLHDSFVIVDEAQSLERGVLLTVLSRIGQGSRVVLTHDIAQRDNLRVGRHDGVVAVVESLKGHPLFAHITLTRSERSQIAALVTELLEEPINFTS; from the coding sequence TTGGCCAGTGAGTCTATTGTCTTAAAGTCAGTAAATACCCAATCAAATCCTGCTCGAATTACATATGTTTTAGATACCAGCGTGCTGCTAGCTGATCCAATAGCACTTTCTAGATTTGCTGAGCATGAGGTAATAATTCCAATTACTGTAATCGGTGAGTTAGAAACTAAGCGAGATCACCCAGATCTTGGCTACTTCGCCAGAGCCGCCCTTCGCAGCCTTGATGAATTACGTGTGAAAAGTGGTCGATTAGATCACCCAATTAGTATTAATGATGTTGGTGGCTCATTATCAGTTGAGTTAAACCACTCTGATGTTTCAAAGCTACCAGCAGGCTTTTTGCGAGATGGTTCAAATGATTCAAGAATTTTAGCGATCGCTAAAAACCTAATGGCAGATGGCCGCAAGGTTGTATTAGTTACCAAAGATTTACCACTACGGGTTAAAGCATCCTCGGTAGGAGTTGAAGCGCAGGAGTATCGAGCAGAACTCGCAAGTAGTAGCGGTTGGACTGGCATGGTGGAGGAGAGTGTTGGCTCCACAATTATTGATTCCTTATATGAAAAAGATCGAATCATTCATGAGTTAGCAAAAACTCATCCCTGCCATACTGGAATTGTTTTACACTCTGAAAAAGGCAGCGCTCTAGCGAGAGTAACTCCAGATAAGCATCTGCAATTAGTGCGGGGAGATCGAGCAGCCTTTGGATTACATGGGAGAAGCGCTGAACAACGAGTTGCATTAGATATTTTGTTAGATCCTGAGATCGGAATAATCTCACTTGGCGGGCGGGCTGGTACCGGTAAAAGCGCCCTAGCCCTTTCAGCTGGCCTTGATGCTGTTTTAGAAAAGCGACTACATAAAAAGGTAGTTATCTTTCGCCCACTTTATGCAGTTGGTGGCCAAGAGCTTGGATATCTGCCTGGAACTGAAAATGAAAAGATGTCACCTTGGGCCCAAGCAGTCTTTGACACCTTAGGAGCGTTAGTTAGCCAGCAGGTAATTGATGAGGTAGTAGAACGTGGGCTTATTGAGGTTTTGCCATTGACCCATATCAGGGGCCGCTCCCTGCACGACTCATTTGTAATTGTTGATGAAGCCCAATCCCTTGAACGCGGTGTTTTACTCACCGTGCTATCTCGAATTGGCCAAGGCTCTCGAGTAGTGCTAACCCATGACATTGCCCAGCGAGATAACCTTCGAGTTGGCCGCCATGATGGGGTCGTTGCTGTGGTTGAATCCTTAAAAGGTCACCCGCTCTTTGCCCATATCACCCTGACTAGGAGCGAGCGCTCGCAAATAGCAGCCTTAGTAACTGAGCTGCTTGAGGAGCCAATTAACTTCACAAGTTAG